From a region of the Triticum aestivum cultivar Chinese Spring chromosome 7D, IWGSC CS RefSeq v2.1, whole genome shotgun sequence genome:
- the LOC123168884 gene encoding probable inactive nicotinamidase At3g16190 produces the protein MPSHLALLSCLLVLLLSLDKFFLHYLKRWLSGGGSIIPRIPTGAFKAHSHRPMAAAGRWSETAMLVIDMQKDFVDPAMGSPVLVAGGEAVVPAVAEAVAVARERGIFVVWVVREHDPSGRDVELFRRHLYSGGKGPTVKGLKGAELADGLFIKEGDYKLVKTRFSAFFATHLDSVLKTQGIKNLVIVGVQTPNCIRQTVYDAVELDYEKVIVLIDATAAARPDIHLANIRDMKTIGVETPTLEEWRR, from the exons ATGCCCTCGCATCTGGCGCTGCTGTCGTGCCTGCTGGTGCTGCTCCTCTCCCTCGACAAGTTCTTCCTCCACTACCTCAAGCGCTGGCTCTCCGGCGGCGGCAGCATAATCCCCCGGATCCCGACCGGCGCCTTCAAGGCGCACTCGCACCGACCCATGGCGGCCGCCGGCAGGTGGAGCGAGACGGCCATGCTCGTCATCGACATGCAG AAGGATTTCGTGGACCCGGCGATGGGCAGCCCGGtgctggtcgccggcggcgaggccgtTGTCCCCGCCGTCGCTGAGGCCGTCGCCGTGGCGCGGGAGCGCGGCATCTTCGTCGTTTGG GTTGTCAGAGAGCATGACCCTTCTGGAAGAGATGTTGAACTTTTCCGCAGACACTTGTACTCTGGAGGAAAGGGTCCGACAGTGAAAGGTTTGAAAGGTGCAGAGCTGGCTGACGGGCTTTTTATCAAAGAAGGAGACTACAAGTTGGTGAAGACAAGATTTAGTGCTTTCTTTGCGACACACCTTGATTCCGTTCTTAAAACACAAGGAATAAAGAACTTGGTAATTGTTG GTGTTCAAACTCCAAATTGCATTCGACAGACTGTCTACGATGCTGTGGAATTGGACTATGAGAAAGTTATTGTCCTTATTGATGCAACAGCTGCTGCTAGGCCAGATATCCATTTGG